The following are from one region of the Etheostoma spectabile isolate EspeVRDwgs_2016 chromosome 2, UIUC_Espe_1.0, whole genome shotgun sequence genome:
- the pds5a gene encoding sister chromatid cohesion protein PDS5 homolog A isoform X3: MGKSSVSDLSEHVFDLIQELFAIDPMLLTSVMPQLEFKLKSNDGEERLAVVRLLAKLFGAKDSELASQNRPLWQCFLGRFNDIHVPVRLECVKFASHCLMNHPDLARDLTEYLKVRSHDPEEAIRHDVIVTIINAGKKDLNLVNDQLLGFVRERTLDKRWRVRKEAMMGLAQLFKKYCLHHEAGKESALKISWIKDKLLHIYYQNSIDDKLLVEKIFAQYMVPHSLDTEEKMKCLYYLYACLDTNAVKALNEMWKCQNMLRSLVKELLDLHKLPVSEANNTAMFGKLMSIAKNLPDAGKAQDFMKKFNQVLGEDEKLRVQLEMLISPTCSCKQAEICVREITRKLTFPKQPTNPFLEMVKFLLERIAPVHIDSEAISALVKLLNKSIEGTADDDEEGVTPDTAIRSGLELLKVLSFTHPTAFHSAETYESLLQCLKMEDEKVAEAAIQIFRNTGQKIETELQQIRSTLIPVLHQKAKRGTPHQAKQAVHCIHAIFNNKEVQLAQIFEPLSRSLNADVPEQLITPLVSLGHISMLAPDQFASPMKSIVANFIVKDLLMNDRSVGNKNGKLWTTDEEVSPEVLAKVQAIKLLVRWLLGMKNNQSKSANSTLRLLSAMLVSEGDLTEQKKISKSDMSRLRLAAGGAIMKLAQEPCYHDIITPEQFQLCGLVINDECYQVRQIFAQKLHLALVKLVLPLEYLAVFALCAKDPVKERRAHARQCLLKNISVRREFIKQNPLAQEKLVSLLPEYVVPYMIHLLAHDPDFTKPHEYEQLKDIKECLWFMLEVLMTKNENNSHAFLRKMVENIKQTKDAQCLDDVKANEKMYIVCDVALFVIANKSTACHLDSPKDPVLPSKFFIIQDKDFKNDKEYLSTEMRQMLLTGKPKPAPVLGAVNKPLTVPGRRIFTKTTTVSDTSNPSTNSSPLSSSTINKNSNSNAATESSERQTQENNENPVIKNEEGKKEEPSQIATPDAETEASPVKRRGRPPKTAAAAPVAAEKEGATAATGGGAVRGRKRAADPNSNPPTESINIKMSKQQQQNDEGTKRQIDLQRWSFVSTEKEKERKWEPEEETGRAVGTFALFLGSEGDTEIELESSPEMVICGRNDREEYPLEQGQSSCAAWSDTSSQGDTKSTRRGVPSGRQGEPNSGLAVKRKPVKVKSRL; encoded by the exons AGCAATGACGGAGAGGAGCGTCTAGCTGTTGTACGGTTGCTAGCTAAGTTGTTTGGGGCCAAAGACTCAGAGCTGGCCTCACAGAACAGACCGTTGTGGCAGTGCTTCTTAGGACG gtTCAATGACATCCACGTTCCAGTCAGGCTAGAGTGTGTAAAGTTTGCCAGCCACTGCCtcatgaaccacccagacctggCCAGAGACCTAactg AGTATTTGAAGGTGCGCTCCCATGACCCAGAGGAAGCCATCCGTCATGATGTCATCGTCACCATTATAAACGCCGGGAAGAAAGACCTTAACTTGGTCAATGACCAACTTTTGGGCTTTGTACGGGAAAGGACCTTAGACAAGAGG TGGCGTGTGCGTAAGGAGGCCATGATGGGCCTTGCTCAGCTTTTTAAGAAATACTGTCTGCACCATGAGGCCGGGAAAGAGTCTGCCCTGAAGATCAGCTGGATCAAAGACAAACTGCTGCACATCTACTATCAGAACAGCATTGATGACAA GTTATTAGTAGAGAAGATCTTCGCACAGTACATGGTCCCTCACAGTCTTGACACAGAGGAGAAGATGAAGTGTCTGTACTACCTGTATGCCTGCCTGGACACAAACGCTGTCAA GGCCCTGAATGAGATGTGGAAGTGTCAGAACATGCTCAGAAGCCTCGTCAAAGAGCTACTTGACCTCCACAAGCTGCCAGTG TCCGAGGCTAATAACACTGCCATGTTTGGGAAGCTGATGAGTATTGCCA AGAATCTGCCAGATGCTGGAAAGGCCCAGGACTTCATGAAGAAGTTCAACCAGGTTCTGGGTGAGGACGAGAAGCTCAGAGTTCAGCTGGAGATGCTCATCAGCCCGACCTGCTCCTGCAAACAGGCTGAGATCTGTGTG AGGGAGATTACTCGGAAGTTGACGTTCCCCAAACAGCCCACCAACCCGTTCTTGGAGATGGTGAAGTTCCTGCTGGAGCGCATCGCCCCCGTCCACATCGACTCTGAGGCCATCAG tgCTCTGGTGAAGCTGCTGAACAAGTCCATTGAGGGCACGGCTGATGACGACGAGGAGGGCGTTACCCCTGACACAGCCATCCGCTCTGGCCTGGAGCTACTCAAG GTCCTGTCGTTCACCCACCCCACAGCGTTCCACTCAGCAGAAACCTACGAGTCTCTGCTGCAGTGTTTGAAGATGGAGGATGAAAAAGTGGCAGAGGCAGCCATCCAGATATTCCGAAACACAGGGCAGAAGATTGAGACAGAGCTACAACAGATAAGATC GACTCTGATTCCCGTCCTGCATCAGAAAGCCAAGCGGGGAACACCTCACCAGGCCAAGCAGGCCGTCCACTGTATCCACGCCATCTTTAATAACAAGGAAGTGCAGCTGGCACAGATTTTTGAG CCTCTGTCACGTAGTCTGAATGCAGATGTCCCAGAGCAGCTCATTACTCCTCTGGTGTCCCTGggccacatctccatgctggccCCAGATCAGTTTGCTTCACCAATGAAGTCCATTGTGGCTAACTTCATTGTCAAGGACTTGCTCATGAATGACAGG TCAGTGGGCAACAAGAATGGAAAGCTGTGGACCACTGATGAGGAAGTTTCGCCTGAGGTCCTAGCTAAG GTGCAGGCCATCAAGCTGCTAGTGCGTTGGTTACTAGGAATGAAGAACAACCAATCCAAGTCAGCAAACTCCACCCTTCGCCTACTGTCAGCTATGCTGGTCAGCGAGGGAGACCTCACAGAGCAGAAGAAGATCAG TAAGTCAGACATGTCTCGTCTGAGGCTTGCCGCAGGTGGAGCCATAATGAAGTTGGCCCAGGAGCCCTGTTACCATGACATCATCACACCTGAACAGTTTCAGCTCTGCGGCCTCGTCATCAAC GACGAGTGCTACCAGGTTCGTCAAATCTTTGCTCAGAAGTTGCACCTGGCTCTCGTCAAACTGGTGCTGCCCCTGGAGTACCTCGCCGTCTTCGCCCTGTGTGCCAAGGACCCAGTGAAGGAGCGCCGTGCCCATGCCCGGCAGTGCCTCCTCAAAAACATTTCTGTCCGCAGAGAGTTCATCAAACAAAATCCTCTTGCTCAGG AAAAActtgtctccctccttcctgagTATGTTGTTCCCTATATGATCCACCTGCTGGCCCATGACCCGGACTTCACAAAACCACATGAATATGAACAGCTCAAAGACATCAAAGA gtgccTGTGGTTCATGCTGGAAGTGTTGATGACCAAGAATGAGAACAACAGTCATGCCTTTCTAAGGAAGATGGTAGAGAACATCAAACAGACCAAGGATGCACAGTGCCTTGATGATGTAAAGGCCAATGAg AAGATGTATATTGTCTGTGATGTGGCTCTCTTCGTTATCGCCAACAAGAGTACTGCATGTCACCTGGACTCTCCGAAAGACCCTGTTCTACCCTCCAAGTTCTTTATCATACAGGACAag GACTTCAAAAATGATAAAGAGTATCTGTCAACAGAGATGAGACAAATGCTGCTCACTGGAAAG CCTAAACCAGCTCCAGTGTTGGGAGCTGTGAACAAGCCTCTGACGGTACCAGGGAGGAGGATCTTCACCAAGACCACCACAGTCTCAGACACCAGTAACCCCAGCACCAACTCCTCCCCACTGAGCTCCTCAACTATCAACAAAAACAG TAACAGCAATGCTGCCACTGAGTCATCAGAGCgccaaacacaggaaaacaacgAGAACCCAGTCATCAAGAATGAAGAGGGGAAGAAG GAGGAGCCAAGTCAGATTGCAACCCCTGATGCCGAGACAGAAGCGTCGCCCGTCAAACGACGTGGCCGTCCAccaaaaactgctgctgctgctcctgtgGCGGCTGAAAAAGAAGGAGCAACTGCAGCAACGGGAGGCGGAGCTGTCAGAGGAAGGAAGAGAGCAGCTGACCCCAACTCCAACCCACCGACAGAGTCAATCAACATCAAGATGtcaaaacagcagcagcagaatgacgaagggacaaagagacagattGACTTGCAGAG GTGGTCGTTTGTGAGCacagagaaggaaaaagagagaaagtgggaGCCTGAAGAGGAGACAGGGAGAGCTGTAGGGACATTTGCCCTCTTCCTGGGCAGCGAGGGCGACACTGAGATAGAACTGGAGTCCAGTCCAGAAATGGTTATCTGTGGCAGAAATGACAGAGAGGAATACCCCCTCGAGCAAGGGCAGAGCAGCTGTGCAGCCTGGTCCGACACATCTAGCCAGGGAGATACCAAGTCTACAAGGAGAGGAGTTCCTTCTGGCAGGCAGGGAGAGCCCAACAGTGGGCTGGCA GTAAAGAGGAAACCGGTGAAGGTGAAATCAAGACTGTAG